Proteins from one Gammaproteobacteria bacterium genomic window:
- a CDS encoding helix-turn-helix domain-containing protein produces the protein MLRETLARNLRRTRISLGLTQEALAEECGLHQTYISDIERARRNVTLDVIQRLSIALDVKPEELLSD, from the coding sequence GTGTTGCGAGAAACTCTGGCAAGGAATCTCCGCCGGACGCGTATCAGCCTGGGACTCACGCAGGAAGCGTTGGCAGAGGAGTGCGGCCTTCACCAAACTTATATCAGCGATATCGAGCGCGCCCGGCGCAATGTGACGCTGGACGTGATTCAGCGGCTGTCGATCGCGCTGGACGTCAAGCCCGAGGAGCTGCTGAGCGACTAA
- a CDS encoding DUF1329 domain-containing protein, whose protein sequence is MIQLAVRPRHRVQYARFARPATLLAVALLLGTSNAFADQYRSEVRELPQTPPEIGQQDPAVLLKKTREPYPRALLLRELAAREAAAGRYRQAADYLDQALATGALSGVAAQAMREDLAGLRSASGDPDAVIGSLEPMRRSGRTMSPAQRAALGAAYARKRRYTEALPLLRSAVEAAGAAVDLSWLRALLAVHAGLGDDAAAADLALRVLRRAPQQDQSWLDAAAWQLKAKRDTRAQALLELAARQGMLSEPEQRMQLLRLTARIGAPFQAASLLRRWIEDGTVPSSAERRHLLAQLWLAAREAQLASTAIEASLQDRTDPQLLVQLAQIHMDQERYAEAERAFERAIAAGDDGADVHFSLAMARYQQADIDGALAALSSGPRGDAAQQKLSRSWSDYLQSGRAREQAMRAAVERPAQQRGAPDNLQARLGGGFEERRLDVTPTATGRSGDGLTPVGADSRGNADGTIPPWTGKTVSVSERVPEFTINAANQARYADKLAPGYRAMFEAYPDFAMPVHASQRSVVYPQAIEIASADNLERAKLVGADTLTGARLGFPFIHPQTGVEVMWNHRLRWRGNSMERRTTQVVVQANGATSSRIKQHERLLARYANLDAPSDLQQDNVLLYYLTWFTGSGDDFLALVHETANAERSPRALWVQPPGVPRLFRLPPVGYDQAFPGSEGLYFVDMLDMYNGPFDRYVWKLAGKRELYLPYNNHKLAEGDYDPRTLLKPGHLPSEVLRYELHRVWVVEATAREGTRHSFGRRVFYVDEDSWNVVLVENYDREGRLWRFQEGHLNYHPGIRAADCAPVVTYDLKDGRYFVNRLRVDDPEAQFDVPGIGARDFLPSAVRGRYVH, encoded by the coding sequence ACGCGCGCTTTGCGCGCCCGGCGACGCTGCTGGCTGTGGCCCTGCTGTTGGGTACATCGAATGCCTTCGCCGATCAGTACCGCAGTGAAGTGCGCGAGTTGCCGCAGACGCCGCCCGAAATCGGTCAGCAGGATCCGGCGGTGTTGTTGAAGAAAACGCGGGAGCCGTACCCACGCGCCCTGCTGCTGCGCGAGCTGGCTGCACGTGAGGCTGCGGCAGGGCGCTACAGGCAGGCGGCGGACTATCTCGATCAGGCCCTGGCGACGGGCGCGCTGTCGGGCGTAGCCGCACAGGCGATGCGTGAGGACCTCGCCGGGCTGCGCAGCGCCAGTGGCGACCCTGACGCCGTGATCGGCAGCCTGGAGCCGATGCGGCGATCCGGTCGTACGATGTCGCCCGCGCAGCGCGCCGCCCTTGGCGCCGCCTATGCGCGTAAACGGCGCTACACCGAAGCCTTGCCCCTGCTGCGCTCGGCGGTGGAGGCGGCCGGCGCCGCCGTGGACCTGTCCTGGCTGCGCGCCCTGCTGGCGGTCCATGCCGGGCTGGGTGATGACGCCGCGGCGGCCGATCTCGCATTGCGGGTGCTGCGTCGCGCTCCGCAACAGGACCAGTCCTGGCTCGACGCGGCAGCCTGGCAGCTCAAGGCAAAGCGCGATACGCGCGCCCAGGCTCTGCTGGAACTGGCTGCGCGGCAGGGCATGCTCAGTGAACCGGAACAGCGCATGCAGTTGCTGCGCCTGACGGCCCGTATCGGGGCACCGTTTCAGGCGGCTTCATTGCTGCGTCGTTGGATCGAAGACGGCACCGTGCCATCGTCGGCTGAGCGGCGGCATCTGCTGGCCCAGCTCTGGCTCGCCGCGCGCGAAGCGCAGCTCGCGAGCACTGCGATCGAGGCCTCCTTGCAGGATCGAACCGATCCGCAACTGCTGGTGCAGCTGGCGCAGATCCACATGGATCAGGAGCGCTACGCCGAGGCCGAGCGGGCTTTTGAACGCGCCATCGCCGCCGGTGACGATGGCGCGGACGTACATTTCTCGCTGGCGATGGCGCGCTATCAGCAGGCCGATATAGACGGTGCGTTGGCCGCACTGAGCAGTGGTCCGCGCGGCGACGCCGCGCAGCAGAAACTGTCGAGGTCCTGGAGCGACTATCTGCAGTCAGGCCGTGCGCGTGAGCAGGCGATGCGTGCCGCCGTGGAACGACCGGCTCAGCAACGGGGTGCGCCCGACAATCTGCAGGCACGTCTCGGTGGAGGCTTCGAGGAACGACGCCTTGATGTGACACCGACCGCTACAGGCAGGTCCGGCGATGGGTTGACGCCGGTCGGCGCCGACAGCCGGGGCAACGCTGATGGCACGATCCCGCCCTGGACCGGAAAAACAGTGTCGGTCAGCGAGCGCGTGCCCGAATTCACGATCAATGCCGCGAATCAGGCGCGTTATGCCGACAAGCTGGCTCCGGGCTATCGCGCGATGTTCGAGGCCTACCCCGATTTTGCGATGCCGGTTCATGCCAGCCAGCGCAGCGTCGTGTATCCGCAGGCGATCGAAATCGCCAGCGCCGACAACCTGGAACGCGCGAAGCTCGTGGGTGCGGATACCTTGACCGGCGCGCGCCTGGGCTTTCCGTTCATCCATCCACAAACGGGCGTTGAGGTGATGTGGAATCACCGCCTGCGTTGGCGCGGCAATTCCATGGAGCGGCGCACCACCCAGGTGGTGGTGCAGGCGAATGGCGCCACCAGCAGCCGCATCAAGCAACACGAGCGCCTGCTGGCCCGATACGCCAATCTGGACGCGCCGTCGGATCTGCAGCAGGACAATGTGCTGCTGTACTACCTCACTTGGTTTACCGGCAGCGGTGACGACTTTCTGGCTTTGGTGCACGAAACCGCCAATGCGGAGCGGTCGCCGCGCGCGCTGTGGGTACAACCGCCCGGCGTGCCGCGCCTGTTCCGCCTGCCGCCGGTCGGCTACGACCAAGCGTTTCCGGGTTCCGAGGGCCTGTATTTCGTGGACATGCTGGACATGTACAACGGCCCGTTCGATCGTTATGTGTGGAAGCTTGCCGGCAAACGCGAGCTGTACCTCCCGTACAACAACCACAAGCTGGCGGAGGGCGACTACGACCCCAGGACTCTGCTCAAGCCGGGCCATCTGCCATCGGAAGTCCTGCGCTACGAACTGCACCGTGTCTGGGTGGTCGAGGCCACCGCGCGCGAGGGCACCCGGCACAGTTTCGGACGCCGTGTGTTCTATGTGGACGAGGACAGCTGGAACGTGGTGTTGGTCGAGAATTACGACCGCGAGGGACGGTTGTGGCGTTTCCAGGAGGGTCACCTGAACTATCACCCCGGGATTCGCGCGGCGGACTGTGCGCCGGTAGTGACCTACGACCTCAAGGACGGGCGCTATTTCGTCAACCGGCTACGAGTCGACGATCCCGAAGCGCAATTCGACGTGCCCGGTATCGGTGCCAGAGACTTTCTGCCCTCGGCCGTGCGAGGCCGCTATGTTCACTGA